One part of the Lotus japonicus ecotype B-129 chromosome 2, LjGifu_v1.2 genome encodes these proteins:
- the LOC130741217 gene encoding uncharacterized protein LOC130741217 — translation MKLKLVSLVALASFSVSLPQLMVLHLGQVTFKHHDHFVKLLLGCPVLEELVLENVILDCECLQSKFELNLEKLSRASIGFSYYKECMKVLFFHAVSCNVTSLFISWSADLSFDSIPDVFMNLKQLEVSWGIYYWDRLITFLHHCPQLEQLIICKDTLTSPKPQHEWNPIPDTPLEHLKFFCMKNYVGSDIELEIIGYVLKNAIMLETLKIYFAGSLPSNKVRDQIVKSLSKLPTTSKNCHVLLLA, via the exons ATGAAGCTGAAATTGGTTAGCTTGGTGGCACTTGCCTCATTCTCGGTGTCTCTTCCACAGCTCATGGTTTTACACCTTGGGCAAGTTACATTTAAGCACCACGATCACTTTGTGAAGCTCCTGCTTGGTTGCCCAGTACTTGAGGAGTTAGTGCTGGAAAACGTGATTCTTGATTGCGAATGCCTTCAAAGTAAATTTGAGTTGAATTTGGAGAAATTGTCACGAGCTAGCATTGGGTTCTCATACTATAAAGAATGCATGAAGGTCTTGTTTTTTCATGCCGTCTCTTGCAATGTTACGAGTTTGTTCATTTCATGGTCTGCG GATCTATCCTTTGATTCAATTCCAGATGTGTTTATGAATTTAAAACAATTGGAAGTTTCATGGGGAATCTATTATTGGGATCGGTTGATAACATTTCTTCATCATTGCCCCCAACTTGAACAACTTATCATTTGCAAG GACACACTGACTAGTCCAAAACCACAACATGAATGGAACCCAATTCCTGATACTCCTTTGGagcatttgaaatttttttgcaTGAAGAATTATGTAGGATCAGACATTGAGCTTGAAATTATAGGTTATGTACTGAAGAATGCAATTATGTTGGAGACTCTCAAAATATATTTTGCTGGCTCCTTACCTTCGAATAAGGTAAGGGACCAAATTGTCAAGAGTTTATCTAAACTTCCAACGACCTCTAAAAACTGCCATGTTCTGCTCCTCGCTTAA
- the LOC130741218 gene encoding uncharacterized protein LOC130741218, translating into MGKVFQALCKVERLSISSITVQCLVDHSHRDIPRSFDNLLELEISFKDSHWNLLLKLLQRSPKLERLVIHKESNSSATPKLKKLPALPLVLKVFAFNNCEGSEDDLGFIECMLQNAEGLERMRIDFASSTDSHTQNQTAEKVSSFSRRSTNCQLKFNHIP; encoded by the exons ATGGGAAAGGTCTTCCAAGCTCTTTGCAAGGTTGAACGTCTCTCAATTTCATCCATCACAGTTCAG TGTCTAGTGGATCATTCCCATAGAGATATTCCAAGGAGCTTCGACAATTTACTCGAATTAGAGATTTCATTCAAAGACTCTCACTGGAATTTGTTACTAAAACTGCTTCAACGCAGTCCTAAGCTTGAACGCCTTGTGATTCATAAG GAATCAAATTCATCCGCCACACCAAAGTTGAAAAAACTTCCTGCGTTACCTTTGGTTCTCAAAGTATTTGCATTTAATAATTGCGAAGGTTCGGAAGATGACTTGGGCTTCATAGAATGCATGCTTCAAAATGCAGAAGGGTTAGAGAGGATGAGAATTGATTTTGCGAGTTCAACAGATTCACATACACAAAACCAAACTGCTGAAAAAGTATCTTCCTTTTCAAGGAGGTCTACAAATTGTCAGCTCAAGTTCAATCATATACCATAG